One Setaria italica strain Yugu1 chromosome II, Setaria_italica_v2.0, whole genome shotgun sequence DNA segment encodes these proteins:
- the LOC101784512 gene encoding mavicyanin-like, translated as MATRFVAIAAVMAAAIFGVASAATYNVGEPGGSWNLQTNYTNWAASKRFHPGDQIVFKYSPQAHDVVEVSKADYDACSNARPINTHTSGNDAIALTSAGTRYFICGFPDHCAGGMKLQVDVVPSATSLAPAGAPGANAPASPSTPGSAATKATATGFALAGVLIAAGLMA; from the coding sequence ATGGCAACAAGATTTGTCGCCATCGCGGCCGTGATGGCAGCGGCCATCTTCGgcgtggcgtcggcggcgacctACAACGTCGGCGAGCCGGGCGGGTCTTGGAACCTGCAGACTAACTACACCAACTGGGCTGCCTCCAAGCGGTTCCACCCGGGCGACCAGATCGTGTTCAAGTACTCGCCGCAGGCGCACGACGTGGTGGAGGTGAGCAAGGCGGACTACGACGCCTGCTCCAACGCTAGGCCCATCAACACCCACACCTCCGGCAACGACGCCATCGCTCTGACCTCCGCCGGCACGCGCTACTTCATCTGCGGCTTCCCCGACCACTGCGCCGGGGGCATGAAGCTCCAGGTCGACGTCGTGCCCAGCGCCACCTCCCTCGCCCCGGCCGGCGCTCCCGGCGCCAATGCCCCGGCCTCTCCGTCCACGCCCGGTTCCGCCGCTACCaaggccaccgccaccggcttCGCTCTCGCCGGTGTCTTGATCGCCGCCGGCCTCATGGCTTAA
- the LOC101785726 gene encoding pollen-specific protein C13, protein MMARWSSAVLFAVAVVSAAAAGVAAVRQDDFFVEGSVYCDTCRAGFETNATTPIAGARVRLECRHYMSRSGAVERSAEGATDAAGRYRVELVDNRGAEEVCVVALVSSPLPGCAEKEAGRDRAPVEPLADDGLATTVRRANPLGFLKDQPLPNCGQILSSYALRSAPSY, encoded by the coding sequence ATGATGGCGCGGTGGTCGTCGGCGGTGTTGttcgcggtggcggtggtgtcggcggcggctgctggcgTCGCGGCGGTGCGGCAGGACGACTTCTTCGTGGAGGGCTCGGTGTACTGCGACACCTGCCGCGCCGGGTTCGAGACGAACGCGACGACGCCGATCGCGGGCGCCCGGGTGCGCCTGGAGTGCCGGCACTACATGAGCAGGAGCGGTGCGGTGGAGCGGTCGGCGGAGGGCGCGACGGACGCGGCGGGGCGGTACCGCGTGGAGCTGGTGGACAaccgcggcgcggaggaggtgtGCGTGGTGGCGCTGGTGAGCAGCCCGCTGCCCGGGTGCGCCGAGAAGGAGGCCGGCCGCGACCGCGCCCCCGTCGAGCCGCTGGCGGACGACGGGCTCGCCACCACCGTGCGCCGCGCCAACCCGCTGGGGTTCCTCAAGGACCAGCCGCTCCCAAACTGCGGCCAGATACTCAGCAGCTACGCTCTCCGATCCGCGCCCAGCTACTGA